One part of the Desulfurobacterium pacificum genome encodes these proteins:
- the lpxB gene encoding lipid-A-disaccharide synthase produces MKKIFIVTGELSAFNYAKALIPYLKDEFKIYGAFLDDIPGAERVIDSKELIAFGLFESLLKLPSLIKAKGEIADFLKKEKVDAVLLVDFPGFNLKIAEIAKNIGIKVLYFISPKFWAWGEGRVKKVKKNVDRMFVIFPFEVDFYRKWGMNVTYVGNPLVDIVKPSKEKEAFYREFSIKPPLYALLPGSRQTEINYLLKPMLEAVKNLKGTFAIPVASSVNRKQIEETVKKIKPDVLLLPESERYNLLFHSEAGIIASGTASLEAAIAGLPHVVLYKLNPLTYLIAKRVVKVPFVSLPNIIAGEKIVPELLQSDARKDKIQKSFANVIENRETMLKTLKERVTSQLRGNALKTLADEIKRELQ; encoded by the coding sequence GTGAAGAAGATTTTCATCGTTACCGGAGAGCTGTCGGCGTTTAACTACGCAAAAGCTCTCATTCCGTATTTAAAGGATGAATTCAAAATATACGGAGCGTTTTTAGACGATATACCCGGCGCAGAGAGAGTAATAGATTCAAAAGAGTTGATAGCCTTCGGGCTTTTTGAGTCTCTGTTGAAACTACCATCTCTCATAAAAGCGAAAGGGGAAATTGCTGATTTTTTGAAGAAAGAGAAGGTGGATGCGGTTTTGTTGGTGGATTTTCCAGGCTTCAACCTCAAAATTGCAGAGATAGCGAAAAACATCGGCATCAAAGTTCTTTATTTCATATCGCCAAAATTCTGGGCTTGGGGAGAAGGTAGAGTAAAAAAAGTCAAGAAAAACGTTGACAGAATGTTTGTCATATTCCCATTTGAAGTTGACTTTTACAGAAAATGGGGAATGAACGTAACCTATGTAGGCAACCCATTAGTCGATATAGTCAAACCATCAAAAGAAAAAGAAGCGTTCTACAGAGAGTTTTCCATCAAACCGCCCCTCTACGCCCTGCTGCCCGGAAGCAGACAGACAGAGATAAATTACCTCTTAAAACCAATGTTAGAAGCCGTCAAAAATTTAAAAGGAACGTTCGCAATACCCGTAGCTTCATCGGTAAACAGAAAGCAGATAGAAGAAACAGTTAAAAAAATAAAACCTGACGTTCTGTTACTACCTGAAAGCGAAAGGTACAACCTCCTCTTTCATTCAGAAGCAGGCATAATAGCTTCAGGAACTGCCTCTTTAGAAGCAGCAATCGCCGGGCTTCCCCACGTAGTTCTTTACAAACTCAACCCGCTCACCTACCTTATAGCTAAAAGAGTTGTAAAAGTTCCTTTCGTTTCACTACCCAACATAATTGCTGGTGAAAAAATCGTTCCTGAACTTTTACAGAGTGACGCCAGAAAAGACAAAATTCAGAAATCGTTCGCAAACGTTATAGAAAATAGAGAAACGATGTTAAAAACTCTCAAAGAAAGAGTTACTTCACAACTGCGCGGAAACGCTCTTAAAACTTTAGCCGATGAAATAAAGAGAGAACTGCAATGA
- a CDS encoding THUMP domain-containing class I SAM-dependent RNA methyltransferase encodes MKLFAVAQPGLEKATYRELKELNIDGNLVPGGVEFEGDLREIYLTNLWLRTANRILLRLCSFRAKHFGELVRKAAKCNWENYITPELPIKVRVTSKKSKLYHTKAIEERILKAIAEKLGFQPKTAKYEDEGTSVIVRFENDICTISINTSGAMLHKRGYRVVETEAPIRENIAAAMIILSNWNKETPLIDPFCGSGTIPIEAALLAANIPPGINRTFAFMKWKNFDLTLWEEIKKEAESKRKEITIPILGFDIDPEAIKAAEENAEAAGVSKYIEFKQASFPPLPIEKATVITNPPYGERLKTHRTKLLYVHLGDWIRNNFSECEAYFITDKVNFAKSVSENVEGITNFSNGGIKVRLYRYRWKKE; translated from the coding sequence ATGAAATTGTTCGCCGTTGCTCAGCCAGGACTTGAAAAAGCCACCTACAGAGAACTGAAAGAACTGAACATAGACGGAAATCTCGTTCCCGGCGGCGTTGAGTTTGAAGGCGACCTAAGAGAAATTTATCTAACAAACTTGTGGTTAAGAACGGCAAACAGAATCCTGCTGAGGCTCTGCTCTTTCCGTGCAAAACACTTCGGCGAATTAGTGCGAAAAGCAGCAAAGTGCAACTGGGAAAACTATATAACCCCTGAATTACCCATAAAAGTGAGGGTAACTTCAAAGAAATCCAAACTCTACCACACAAAAGCAATAGAAGAACGCATTCTAAAAGCCATTGCAGAAAAGTTAGGATTTCAACCAAAAACAGCCAAGTATGAAGACGAAGGAACGAGCGTAATTGTTCGCTTTGAAAACGACATCTGCACTATAAGCATAAACACTTCCGGCGCTATGCTTCACAAAAGAGGCTACAGAGTAGTAGAAACAGAAGCCCCTATAAGGGAAAACATAGCAGCAGCAATGATTATACTCTCAAACTGGAATAAAGAAACGCCTTTAATAGACCCTTTTTGCGGCTCTGGAACTATCCCCATAGAAGCAGCTCTCTTAGCTGCCAATATCCCGCCAGGAATAAACAGAACCTTTGCCTTTATGAAATGGAAAAACTTTGACCTCACCTTGTGGGAAGAGATAAAAAAAGAAGCAGAAAGCAAAAGAAAAGAAATCACTATTCCCATATTGGGATTTGACATAGACCCTGAAGCCATAAAAGCAGCAGAAGAAAATGCCGAAGCTGCCGGTGTTTCAAAATACATAGAATTCAAGCAAGCTTCCTTTCCCCCACTACCAATTGAAAAAGCAACAGTAATTACAAATCCACCTTACGGGGAAAGACTAAAAACACACAGAACAAAGCTTTTATACGTCCATTTAGGCGATTGGATAAGAAACAACTTCTCAGAATGCGAAGCTTACTTCATAACCGATAAGGTAAACTTTGCAAAATCGGTTTCAGAAAACGTAGAAGGGATAACAAACTTTTCCAACGGCGGTATAAAAGTTAGACTATACCGCTACAGATGGAAAAAAGAATGA
- the cysS gene encoding cysteine--tRNA ligase: MKVFDTLTGEKQEFKPLEENTVKMYVCGPTVYDHAHIGHARSAVVFDVIRRWFEYKGYKVIYVRNYTDVDDKIIKRSKEEGIPWNEVAAKYITSYEEDMKALNVKEPTFKPKVTEHIREIIELIQGLIEKGYAYESGGDVYFRVKKFPEYGKLSKRKIEELLAGARIEPGENKEDPLDFALWKRSKEGEPGWESPWGIGRPGWHIECSAMAMKYLGETMDIHGGGLDLIFPHHENEIAQSESYTGKPFARFWIHNGFVMVNKEKMSKSLGNFFTIKEILEKFNPDVLRFFLLSTHYRSPIDFSFERLEDASRSLKRIQNFLESKNIVESLPESEETTSTPQVSKYRKAFEEAMDDDFNTAKALGILFELVKEANTLKDKAVKNRKISKAGKSFILDSLSLVKEALKTLGFKLEKEKSNQIEDELIKLLIEVRSEMRKRKLFDVADRIRDRLKELEITLEDLPTGTIYKRD, translated from the coding sequence ATGAAAGTTTTTGATACCCTGACAGGCGAAAAGCAAGAGTTCAAACCGTTAGAAGAAAACACGGTAAAAATGTACGTCTGCGGTCCCACCGTTTACGACCACGCACACATAGGACACGCAAGAAGCGCCGTTGTCTTTGACGTTATAAGAAGATGGTTTGAATACAAAGGTTACAAGGTAATATACGTAAGAAACTATACTGACGTTGACGATAAAATAATAAAACGTTCAAAAGAGGAAGGTATCCCCTGGAACGAAGTTGCTGCCAAATACATCACCTCTTACGAAGAAGATATGAAAGCACTCAACGTTAAAGAACCGACATTCAAACCTAAGGTAACAGAGCACATAAGAGAAATCATAGAACTAATTCAAGGTCTTATAGAGAAAGGTTACGCCTACGAATCGGGCGGAGACGTTTACTTCAGAGTCAAAAAATTCCCCGAATACGGAAAGTTATCAAAGAGGAAGATTGAAGAACTGCTGGCAGGTGCAAGGATAGAACCCGGCGAGAATAAGGAAGACCCACTTGACTTTGCCCTTTGGAAACGTTCAAAAGAAGGTGAACCTGGCTGGGAATCTCCCTGGGGAATTGGAAGACCGGGCTGGCATATAGAATGCTCTGCAATGGCAATGAAATACTTAGGCGAAACGATGGATATACACGGCGGTGGGCTTGACCTGATTTTTCCCCATCACGAAAACGAAATAGCACAATCGGAAAGCTACACAGGTAAACCGTTTGCCCGCTTTTGGATTCACAACGGTTTTGTAATGGTAAACAAAGAAAAGATGAGCAAATCTTTAGGAAACTTCTTCACAATCAAGGAAATCCTTGAAAAGTTTAATCCCGACGTTCTCAGATTTTTCCTGCTATCCACCCATTACAGAAGCCCTATAGATTTTTCCTTTGAAAGACTTGAAGACGCTTCACGAAGCCTTAAAAGAATCCAGAATTTCTTAGAAAGCAAAAACATAGTTGAATCCTTACCTGAATCAGAAGAAACCACTTCCACACCTCAAGTATCCAAATACAGAAAAGCCTTTGAAGAAGCAATGGACGACGATTTCAATACAGCAAAAGCGTTAGGTATTTTGTTTGAACTGGTAAAGGAAGCCAACACACTAAAAGACAAAGCTGTCAAAAACAGGAAAATCAGTAAAGCTGGAAAATCATTCATCTTAGATAGCTTGAGTCTCGTAAAAGAAGCTCTAAAAACTTTAGGCTTCAAACTTGAGAAAGAAAAATCCAATCAAATAGAAGACGAATTGATAAAACTTCTCATAGAAGTCAGAAGCGAAATGAGAAAAAGAAAACTATTTGATGTTGCAGACAGGATAAGAGACCGTTTAAAAGAGTTAGAAATAACTTTGGAAGACCTGCCAACAGGAACTATCTATAAGAGGGATTAA